The DNA region CAGACCGCCGTCGACGTCGGACTGCTCGAGTAGTTCGCCGATGGTGCCGGCGTTGACGCTGCCGCCGTACAGGACCCGCATCTGCTCGGCGGTCGCGTCGTCCGCGAGATCGGCGAGCGCCGAACGGATGGCGGCACAGACCTCCTGGGCGTCGGCCGCGGAGGCGGTCTTGCCGGTCCCGATCGCCCACACGGGCTCGTAGGCGATCACGGTCGAGGCCAGCTGGTCCCTGGTCAGACCCGCCAGGGAACCCTTGAGCTGGTTCACGACGAAGTCGACGTGGTCCCCGGCCTCGCGCACCTCAAGCTTCTCACCGACGCAGACGATCGGCGTCAACCCGTGCTTGTGGCAGGCGGCGGCCTTGGCGGCCACGAGCTCGTCGGTCTCCGAGTGGTAGTCCCGCCGCTCGGAATGGCCCACGACGACATAGGTGCAGCCGAGCTTGGCCAGCATCGCCGCCGAGATCTCGCCGGTGTAGGCACCGGACTCGTGGACGGAGACGTCCTGGGCGCCGTAGGCGAAACCGAGCTTGTCGCCCTCGATGACGATCTGGACACCGCGGATGTCCGTGAACGGGGCGATGAAGGCCACGTCCACCTTCTCCAGGTACTTGTCCGGGAGTGCGAAGGCGACCTTCTGCACGAGTGCGATGGCCTCGAGGTGGTTGAGGTTCATCTTCCAGTTGCCGGCGATGAGCGGGGTGCGTGCCATGTTCTCTCCTGTGGTCTCGGGGTCCGGATCAGTTGCTGCGCTCGAGGGCGGTGACGCCGGGCAGCTCCTTGCCCTCCAGGTACTCCAGCGAGGCCCCGCCACCGGTGGAGATGTGCGAGAAGTTCTCCTCGCCCAGACCCAGAGTGCGGACGGCCGCGGCGGAATCGCCGCCGCCGACGACCGAGAACGCGCCGTTCTTCGTCGCGGTGATGATGGCCTCCGCGACCCCTCGTGTCCCGGCGGAGAACGCCTCGAACTCGAACACGCCCATGGGGCCGTTCCAGAAGACGGTCTTGGC from Dietzia sp. B32 includes:
- the tpiA gene encoding triose-phosphate isomerase, giving the protein MARTPLIAGNWKMNLNHLEAIALVQKVAFALPDKYLEKVDVAFIAPFTDIRGVQIVIEGDKLGFAYGAQDVSVHESGAYTGEISAAMLAKLGCTYVVVGHSERRDYHSETDELVAAKAAACHKHGLTPIVCVGEKLEVREAGDHVDFVVNQLKGSLAGLTRDQLASTVIAYEPVWAIGTGKTASAADAQEVCAAIRSALADLADDATAEQMRVLYGGSVNAGTIGELLEQSDVDGGLVGGASLKPDEFAQLSAIAAGGPLP